The Oenanthe melanoleuca isolate GR-GAL-2019-014 chromosome 15, OMel1.0, whole genome shotgun sequence genome contains a region encoding:
- the GIT2 gene encoding ARF GTPase-activating protein GIT2 isoform X11 yields the protein MAARATCGAAQGGSARMLGAGPGLAGPVTGPAAAAAAGPAMAKRLRSSEVCADCSAQDPCWASINRGILICDECCSVHRSLGRHISQVRHLKHTPWPPTLLQMVETLYNNGANSIWEHSLLDPASVMSGRRKASPQDKVHPNKAEFIRAKYQMLAFVHRLPCREDDSVTAKDLSKQLHSSVRTGNLETCLRLLSLGAQANFFHPEKGNTPLHVAAKAGQTLQAELLAVYGADPGTQDSNGKTPVDYARQGGHHELAERLVEIQYELTDRLAFYLCGRKPEHKNGQHFVIPQMADSSLDVSELAKAAKKKLQSLSNHLFEELAMDVYDEVDRRETDAVWLATQNHSTLVTETTVVPFLPVNPEYSSTRNQGRQKLARFNAHEFATLVIDILSDAKRRQQGNSLTGSKENVELILKSISNQHSSESQDNDQPDYDSVASDEDTDLETNAAKSNRQKSLDSDLSDGPVTAQEYLQVKNALVASEVKIQQLMKVNINLSDELRIMQKKIGRSAFVTSSSSLPSFPSTLSWSRDESTRRASKLEKQSSVSESDYDNPSTPVELEEPGPGRKGRQRSVVWQGEGSIPEDTDPAPSSSLPSTEDVIRKTEQITKNIQELLRAAQENKHDSYIPCSERIHVAVTEMAALFPKKPKSELVRTSLRLLTSSAYRLQSECRKALPAEPSPAPDIQLVTQQVIQCAYDIAKAAKQLVTITTKENNN from the exons ATGGCGGCACGGGCGACATGcggagcagcacagggaggctCGGCGCGCATGCTCGGGGCCGGCCCGGGGCTGGCGGGGCCCGTTaccggccccgctgccgccgctgccgccggtCCCGCGATGGCGAAGCGCCTGAGGAGCAGCGAGGTCTGCGCCGACTGCAGCGCTCAGG ATCCTTGCTGGGCATCCATAAACAGGGGGATCCTGATCTGTGATGAGTGCTGCAGTGTGCACAGGAGCCTGGGCCGTCACATCTCCCAAGTGAGGCATCTCAAACACACCCCGTGGCCTCCAACACTGCTGCAG ATGGTGGAAACTCTGTACAACAATGGTGCTAATTCCATCTGGGAGCACTCCCTGCTGGACCCTGCCTCGGTGATGAGCGGGCGGCGCAAGGCCAGCCCGCAGGACAAAGTGCA TCCCAACAAAGCAGAGTTCATCAGAGCTAAATATCAGATGTTAGCATTTGTGCATCGCCTGCCATGCAGGGAGGATGACAGTGTCACTGCCAAGGATCTCAGCAAG CAACTCCATTCCAGTGTGAGGACAGGGAATCTGGAGACCTGTTTGCGACTGCTCTCCTTAGGAGCTCAAGCCAACTTCTTTCATCCT GAGAAAGGAAACACCCCACTGCACGTTGCTGCTAAGGCAGGGCAGACTTTGCAAGCAGAACTATTGGCAGTTTATGGTGCTGATCCTGGCACACAAGATTCCAATGGGAAAACTCCAGTTGATTATGCAAG GCAGGGGGGGCACCACGAGCTGGCAGAGCGGCTGGTGGAGATCCAGTACGAGCTCACAGACAGGTTGGCTTTCTACCTCTGTGGCAGGAAACCAG AGCACAAAAATGGGCAGCACTTTGTTATACCTCAGATGGCAGACAG CAGTCTGGATGTATCAGAACTGGCAAAAGCAGCCAAGAAGAAGCTTCAGTCT CTAAGCAACCACTTATTTGAAGAACTTGCCATGGATGTGTATGATGAAGTTGACAGAAGGGAAACAGATGCAG TTTGGCTTGCTACTCAGAACCACAGCACACTCGTGACAGAGACCACTGTGGTCCCTTTTCTTCCTGTAAATCCTGAATATTCCTCAACCAGGAATCAG GGAAGGCAGAAACTGGCTCGATTTAATGCCCATGAGTTTGCTACACTGGTTATAGACATTTTAAGTGATGCCAAACGAAGACAACAGGGGAATTCTCTCACTGGTTCCAAAG AAAATGTGGAGCTGATTCTCAAATCAATCAGCAATCAGCACAGCAGTGAAAGTCAGGACAATGACCAGCCTGATTATGACAGTGTTGCTTCAGATGAAGATACAGATCTGGAAACAAATGCAGCTAAATCAAACAGGCAGAAG AGCCTGGATTCAGACTTGTCAGATGGACCAGTCACAGCCCAGGAATATCTTCAGGTTAAAAATGCCTTGGTGGCTTCTGAGGTGAAGATTCAGCAGTTAATGAAAGTGAACATCAACCTGAGTGATGAGCTGAGGATTATGCAGAAAAAG ATCGGGAGGAGTGCGTTTGTGACCTCCTCTTCATCTCTaccttccttcccctccacGCTCTCCTGGTCCAGGGATGAGAGCACACGAAGG GCCTCGAAGCTGGAGAAGCAGAGCAGCGTGTCTGAGAGCGACTATGACAACCCCAGCACGCCCGTGGAGCTGGAGGAGCCGGG GCCGGGCAGGAAGGGCCGGCAGCGCAGCGTGGTTTGGCAGGGGGAGGGCTCCATCCCTGAGGACACTGAcccagcccccagctccagTTTGCCCAGTACTGAAGATGTGATCCGGAAAACGGAGCAGATCACCAAGAacatccaggagctgctgcgAGCGGCGCAGGAGAACAAACACGACAG CTATATACCGTGCTCCGAGAGAATACATGTGGCAGTGACAGAAATGGCAGCCTTGTTCCCAAAA AAGCCCAAATCGGAGCTGGTGAGGACTTCCCTGCGCCTGCTGACCTCCAGTGCCTACAGGCTGCAGTCGGAGTGCAGGAAGGCGCTGCCCGCCgagcccagccccgcccccGACATCCAGCTGGTGACACAGCAGGTCATCCAGTGCGCCTACGACATCGCCAAGGCTGCCAAGCAGCTGGTCACCATCACAACCAAAGAGAACAACAACTGA
- the GIT2 gene encoding ARF GTPase-activating protein GIT2 isoform X9, with translation MAARATCGAAQGGSARMLGAGPGLAGPVTGPAAAAAAGPAMAKRLRSSEVCADCSAQDPCWASINRGILICDECCSVHRSLGRHISQVRHLKHTPWPPTLLQMVETLYNNGANSIWEHSLLDPASVMSGRRKASPQDKVHPNKAEFIRAKYQMLAFVHRLPCREDDSVTAKDLSKQLHSSVRTGNLETCLRLLSLGAQANFFHPEKGNTPLHVAAKAGQTLQAELLAVYGADPGTQDSNGKTPVDYARQGGHHELAERLVEIQYELTDRLAFYLCGRKPEHKNGQHFVIPQMADSSLDVSELAKAAKKKLQSLSNHLFEELAMDVYDEVDRRETDAVWLATQNHSTLVTETTVVPFLPVNPEYSSTRNQGRQKLARFNAHEFATLVIDILSDAKRRQQGNSLTGSKENVELILKSISNQHSSESQDNDQPDYDSVASDEDTDLETNAAKSNRQKSLDSDLSDGPVTAQEYLQVKNALVASEVKIQQLMKVNINLSDELRIMQKKIGRSAFVTSSSSLPSFPSTLSWSRDESTRRASKLEKQSSVSESDYDNPSTPVELEEPGPGRKGRQRSVVWQGEGSIPEDTDPAPSSSLPSTEDVIRKTEQITKNIQELLRAAQENKHDRPLERGGTSQLRHSLGTRVPGAERAPLQPLTSQQPGPASCYIPCSERIHVAVTEMAALFPKKPKSELVRTSLRLLTSSAYRLQSECRKALPAEPSPAPDIQLVTQQVIQCAYDIAKAAKQLVTITTKENNN, from the exons ATGGCGGCACGGGCGACATGcggagcagcacagggaggctCGGCGCGCATGCTCGGGGCCGGCCCGGGGCTGGCGGGGCCCGTTaccggccccgctgccgccgctgccgccggtCCCGCGATGGCGAAGCGCCTGAGGAGCAGCGAGGTCTGCGCCGACTGCAGCGCTCAGG ATCCTTGCTGGGCATCCATAAACAGGGGGATCCTGATCTGTGATGAGTGCTGCAGTGTGCACAGGAGCCTGGGCCGTCACATCTCCCAAGTGAGGCATCTCAAACACACCCCGTGGCCTCCAACACTGCTGCAG ATGGTGGAAACTCTGTACAACAATGGTGCTAATTCCATCTGGGAGCACTCCCTGCTGGACCCTGCCTCGGTGATGAGCGGGCGGCGCAAGGCCAGCCCGCAGGACAAAGTGCA TCCCAACAAAGCAGAGTTCATCAGAGCTAAATATCAGATGTTAGCATTTGTGCATCGCCTGCCATGCAGGGAGGATGACAGTGTCACTGCCAAGGATCTCAGCAAG CAACTCCATTCCAGTGTGAGGACAGGGAATCTGGAGACCTGTTTGCGACTGCTCTCCTTAGGAGCTCAAGCCAACTTCTTTCATCCT GAGAAAGGAAACACCCCACTGCACGTTGCTGCTAAGGCAGGGCAGACTTTGCAAGCAGAACTATTGGCAGTTTATGGTGCTGATCCTGGCACACAAGATTCCAATGGGAAAACTCCAGTTGATTATGCAAG GCAGGGGGGGCACCACGAGCTGGCAGAGCGGCTGGTGGAGATCCAGTACGAGCTCACAGACAGGTTGGCTTTCTACCTCTGTGGCAGGAAACCAG AGCACAAAAATGGGCAGCACTTTGTTATACCTCAGATGGCAGACAG CAGTCTGGATGTATCAGAACTGGCAAAAGCAGCCAAGAAGAAGCTTCAGTCT CTAAGCAACCACTTATTTGAAGAACTTGCCATGGATGTGTATGATGAAGTTGACAGAAGGGAAACAGATGCAG TTTGGCTTGCTACTCAGAACCACAGCACACTCGTGACAGAGACCACTGTGGTCCCTTTTCTTCCTGTAAATCCTGAATATTCCTCAACCAGGAATCAG GGAAGGCAGAAACTGGCTCGATTTAATGCCCATGAGTTTGCTACACTGGTTATAGACATTTTAAGTGATGCCAAACGAAGACAACAGGGGAATTCTCTCACTGGTTCCAAAG AAAATGTGGAGCTGATTCTCAAATCAATCAGCAATCAGCACAGCAGTGAAAGTCAGGACAATGACCAGCCTGATTATGACAGTGTTGCTTCAGATGAAGATACAGATCTGGAAACAAATGCAGCTAAATCAAACAGGCAGAAG AGCCTGGATTCAGACTTGTCAGATGGACCAGTCACAGCCCAGGAATATCTTCAGGTTAAAAATGCCTTGGTGGCTTCTGAGGTGAAGATTCAGCAGTTAATGAAAGTGAACATCAACCTGAGTGATGAGCTGAGGATTATGCAGAAAAAG ATCGGGAGGAGTGCGTTTGTGACCTCCTCTTCATCTCTaccttccttcccctccacGCTCTCCTGGTCCAGGGATGAGAGCACACGAAGG GCCTCGAAGCTGGAGAAGCAGAGCAGCGTGTCTGAGAGCGACTATGACAACCCCAGCACGCCCGTGGAGCTGGAGGAGCCGGG GCCGGGCAGGAAGGGCCGGCAGCGCAGCGTGGTTTGGCAGGGGGAGGGCTCCATCCCTGAGGACACTGAcccagcccccagctccagTTTGCCCAGTACTGAAGATGTGATCCGGAAAACGGAGCAGATCACCAAGAacatccaggagctgctgcgAGCGGCGCAGGAGAACAAACACGACAG GCCCTTGGAGCGTGGGGGCACATCCCAGCTCAGACACAGCCTCGGCACGAGGGTCCCCGGGGCTGAGCGAGCgcccctgcagcctctgacCAGCCAGCAGCCCGGCCCTGCCTCCTG CTATATACCGTGCTCCGAGAGAATACATGTGGCAGTGACAGAAATGGCAGCCTTGTTCCCAAAA AAGCCCAAATCGGAGCTGGTGAGGACTTCCCTGCGCCTGCTGACCTCCAGTGCCTACAGGCTGCAGTCGGAGTGCAGGAAGGCGCTGCCCGCCgagcccagccccgcccccGACATCCAGCTGGTGACACAGCAGGTCATCCAGTGCGCCTACGACATCGCCAAGGCTGCCAAGCAGCTGGTCACCATCACAACCAAAGAGAACAACAACTGA